From Acidobacteriota bacterium, the proteins below share one genomic window:
- a CDS encoding ECF-type sigma factor has product MSPESRPPSSTHGRAPGRDSRPGSVTAILRRHGRGEEQALGEALSAVYRDLHRMAHRCLASEPPTATFDPATLAHEAMLRLLNQDRARWHNRGHLFAIATRIMRRILVDRARARRTDKRKATVTTLDPARHGGSPRSLEILALDDALTDLARHDPQLSQLIELRFFAGLNNQEIAHLQGVTPMTVIRRWRLARAWLQRALGTGSAT; this is encoded by the coding sequence ATGAGTCCGGAGAGTCGTCCTCCGAGTTCGACTCACGGTCGCGCCCCAGGCAGGGACTCCCGCCCGGGAAGCGTCACGGCCATCCTGCGGCGTCACGGCCGCGGCGAAGAGCAAGCCCTCGGCGAAGCCCTGAGCGCCGTTTACCGTGACCTCCACCGCATGGCCCACCGCTGCCTGGCCAGCGAGCCACCCACCGCCACCTTCGACCCAGCCACCCTCGCCCACGAGGCGATGCTTCGGCTGTTGAACCAAGATCGCGCTCGCTGGCACAACCGCGGCCACCTGTTCGCCATCGCCACCCGCATCATGCGCCGCATCCTGGTCGATCGGGCGCGGGCGCGCCGGACCGACAAGAGAAAAGCCACCGTCACCACCCTCGATCCGGCCCGCCACGGCGGCAGCCCCCGAAGCCTCGAGATCCTCGCCCTCGACGACGCCCTGACGGACCTCGCCCGGCACGATCCTCAGCTCTCCCAGCTCATCGAGCTGCGCTTCTTCGCCGGCCTGAACAACCAGGAGATCGCGCACCTCCAAGGGGTCACCCCGATGACCGTGATTCGGCGCTGGCGCCTGGCCCGCGCCTGGCTGCAGCGTGCTCTCGGCACCGGGAGCGCCACCTAG